In Candidatus Methylomirabilota bacterium, a single genomic region encodes these proteins:
- a CDS encoding CDGSH iron-sulfur domain-containing protein: MSITVKPIPDGPLMVKGECEVLDAQGNSLPAKTGDTFLCRCGASGNKPFCDGGHKRIGFKSEREGAPSGVTRLTRCDS, translated from the coding sequence ATGTCGATCACGGTCAAGCCGATTCCGGACGGCCCCCTCATGGTGAAGGGCGAGTGCGAGGTCCTGGATGCCCAGGGCAATTCCCTCCCGGCCAAGACCGGCGACACTTTCCTCTGCCGCTGCGGTGCCTCGGGCAACAAGCCCTTCTGCGACGGCGGCCACAAGAGGATCGGCTTCAAGAGCGAGCGGGAAGGCGCCCCCTCCGGCGTGACCCGGCTCACGCGCTGCGATTCTTGA
- a CDS encoding nuclear transport factor 2 family protein, with product MVTKDLEAFFDGWNRHDVDFIMTFMSEDCVFETTAGKEACGTRYAGRDNVREAFARVFKMFPDANFGNARHFVAGHRGLSEWLFTGTTADGKKVEVNGCDIFTFDKGKIALKNSFFKNRSA from the coding sequence ATGGTGACCAAGGACCTGGAAGCGTTCTTCGACGGCTGGAACCGTCACGACGTCGACTTCATCATGACCTTCATGTCCGAAGACTGCGTCTTCGAGACCACCGCAGGCAAGGAAGCCTGCGGCACCCGCTACGCGGGACGCGACAATGTCCGCGAGGCGTTCGCCCGGGTGTTCAAGATGTTCCCCGACGCGAATTTCGGCAACGCGCGCCACTTCGTGGCCGGCCATCGCGGCCTCTCGGAGTGGCTCTTCACGGGCACCACGGCCGATGGCAAGAAGGTCGAGGTCAACGGCTGCGATATCTTCACCTTCGACAAGGGCAAGATCGCTCTCAAGAACTCGTTCTTCAAGAATCGCAGCGCGTGA